In one Chroicocephalus ridibundus chromosome Z, bChrRid1.1, whole genome shotgun sequence genomic region, the following are encoded:
- the LOC134509061 gene encoding uncharacterized protein LOC134509061 has product MGWVGGGGGGGGSAFLGPSRCLGDSAAVDPGALSDKAISARGRRHRLYFLPLATSYQTFEKRDIFTRKRTEKRRNSGYQDFSSASAMLLRSGRRKPYEVSLHKRHPVKGKSLLRTVKKTSGNSDPIFKVQNWETGFSLRKTLKCYILTEDSKTVHFDIDEDGHHEISTKDSQSHEDIAWLSVFTRNEPAVTDSKNLVILTQRSKLNEFVLLCKGQKQLSLKVLKTSCSEPDYPSVERCNMKTCEHEDPDFKQLSEDNHFFIMHYQGDSVQFQCYEDRSYYLYVNDDSLDIRKPENKEPNEDKNFYFRVSYLQEK; this is encoded by the exons GCTCAGTGATAAAGCAATTTCAGCAAGAGGACGAAGACACAGGCTTTATTTTCTACCTCTGGCTACAAGCTATCAGACATTTGAAAAACGAGACATCTTTACTAGGAAGA GAACGGAAAAGAGACGCAACTCAGGCTATCAGGATTTCTCAAGTGCTTCTGCAATGCTGCTCCGCTCAGGCCGCAGAAAGCCATATGAAGTGTCTCTCCATAAAAGGCACCCTGTTAAGGGTAAATCTCTGCTCAGAACTGTGAAAAAAACTTCCGGAAATTCAG ATCCAATTTTCAAAGTGCAAAATTGGGAAACAG GGTTTAGTCTGcgaaaaacactgaaatgctaTATACTGACTGAAGATTCAAAAACAGTGCATTTTGACATAGATGAAGATGGTCATCACGAAATATCAACCAAGGATTCACAATCCCATGAAG aTATTGCGTGGTTAAGCGTGTTCACAAGGAATGAACCAGCAGTAACTG ATTCTAAAAATTTGGTGATCCTCACGCAGAGGTCAAAACTTAATGAATTTGTCCTGTTGTGCAAGGGTCAGAAACAGCTATCTCTGAAG GTCTTAAAAACATCCTGTTCAGAGCCAGATTATCCTTCAGTGGAAAGATGCAACATGAAAACATGTGAGCATGAAGATCCTGACTTCAAACAG CTGAGTGAAGATAATCACTTCTTCATCATGCATTACCAAGGAGACTCAGTACAGTTCCAGTGCTATGAAGACAGAAGTTACTACTTGTATGTGAATGACGACTCACTCGATATTCGCAAGCCGGAAAATAAAGAACCCAACGAGGACAAAAATTTTTACTTTAGGGTGTCATATTTACAGGAAAAGTAA